The proteins below are encoded in one region of Pseudonocardia sp. DSM 110487:
- a CDS encoding dihydrofolate reductase family protein, protein MTSSTDRRVTANLALTLDGRYHGPGGPADFGTFVPYVTSDVARNHMTRVWETATTALLGRVNAEGFMGFWPSVAGDENADPRDRGYAKWLVNTEKVVLSTTLTEAPWERTRVVNAPAADVVADLKAAGAGDILVNSSPSLIKALLSADLIDRLYLMVLPEIVGGGERLFEDGLPASTWTLTRHETGELGEIAVIYDRRR, encoded by the coding sequence ATGACCAGCTCGACAGACCGCAGGGTCACCGCGAACCTCGCCCTCACCCTCGACGGGCGCTACCACGGCCCGGGCGGCCCCGCCGACTTCGGCACGTTCGTCCCGTACGTGACCAGCGACGTCGCGCGCAACCACATGACCCGCGTCTGGGAGACCGCGACGACGGCCCTGCTCGGCCGGGTCAACGCCGAGGGCTTCATGGGCTTCTGGCCGTCGGTGGCCGGCGACGAGAACGCCGATCCGCGGGACCGGGGTTACGCGAAGTGGCTGGTGAACACGGAGAAGGTGGTGCTGTCGACCACGTTGACCGAGGCGCCGTGGGAGCGCACCCGGGTGGTGAACGCCCCGGCCGCTGACGTCGTCGCCGACCTCAAGGCCGCCGGTGCGGGCGACATCCTCGTCAACAGCTCCCCCAGCCTCATCAAGGCCCTCCTGTCGGCGGACCTGATCGACCGGCTGTACCTGATGGTCCTCCCGGAGATCGTCGGGGGTGGGGAGCGCCTGTTCGAGGACGGCCTGCCCGCGTCGACGTGGACGCTCACCCGTCACGAGACCGGCGAGCTCGGCGAGATCGCCGTGATCTACGACCGCAGGCGCTAG
- a CDS encoding SDR family NAD(P)-dependent oxidoreductase produces the protein MLLENRNAVVYGAGGSIGSAVATTFAREGARVFLAGRTREGLELVAKEITAAGGRAEVAVLDGLDEQAVDEHARSVVETAGSIDISFNLVTAGDVQGIPLIDMTTADFTRPIVTRATANFISARAAARHMVKQRSGVILALNSGSAAGSPMMGGTGPADAATDTLVRNLAAEIGPSGVRVAGIWTAGLPETLSPEKLATVAGGPAMDDAAFQGLLQHLDGMRMTRRSPTLAQVAATAAFLASDGAGAITGTFVNVTSGTFPS, from the coding sequence ATGTTGCTGGAGAACCGCAACGCCGTCGTCTACGGGGCAGGCGGGTCGATCGGCTCGGCCGTCGCCACGACGTTCGCCCGCGAGGGCGCCCGCGTCTTCCTCGCCGGACGCACCCGGGAGGGCCTCGAGCTGGTCGCGAAGGAGATCACCGCGGCCGGCGGGCGGGCCGAGGTCGCCGTGCTCGACGGCCTCGACGAGCAGGCCGTCGACGAGCACGCCCGTTCCGTCGTGGAGACGGCAGGGAGCATCGACATCTCGTTCAACCTGGTCACGGCCGGGGACGTGCAGGGCATCCCGCTGATCGACATGACGACGGCCGACTTCACCCGCCCGATCGTGACGCGGGCCACCGCGAACTTCATCTCGGCCCGGGCGGCCGCCCGGCACATGGTCAAGCAGCGCTCCGGCGTCATCCTCGCGTTGAACAGCGGCTCCGCGGCCGGCAGCCCGATGATGGGCGGCACGGGCCCGGCCGACGCGGCCACCGACACGCTCGTCCGCAATCTCGCCGCGGAGATCGGCCCGAGCGGCGTCCGCGTGGCCGGGATCTGGACGGCAGGCCTCCCGGAGACCCTCTCCCCTGAGAAGCTCGCCACCGTCGCCGGCGGCCCCGCGATGGACGACGCGGCGTTCCAGGGCCTCCTCCAGCACCTGGACGGGATGCGGATGACACGCCGCTCCCCCACGCTCGCCCAGGTCGCCGCCACGGCCGCGTTCCTCGCCTCCGACGGTGCCGGGGCGATCACCGGCACGTTCGTCAACGTCACCAGCGGCACCTTCCCCAGCTGA
- a CDS encoding AAA family ATPase, which yields MLRGRRAEQERVDALLAAARDGISGALVVRGEPGIGKTALLEYAAQRADGMRVVRGAGIESEAELPFAGLHLLLRPAADALEALPGPQRHALAGVFGLGEAGSGDRFLIGAAVLSLLAYLAEAQPLLCLVDDAQWLDRPSAEALLFAARRLDREGVVVLFAVREHSGEFAPAGVPELSLAGLDPDSAAALLDDLGAALPADQRERLITETHGNPLALRELPPLIATQGAHLGVIPLTSRVLDAFHHQVRALPPGSRQLLLVAAADDTGDVPTLLRAAGTLGLGAADLQPAETSGLVSVTAGGLAFRHPLIRAAVYHGAPLVQRVAVHAALAEAHADDIDRRAWHLALAATGADERVAADLEHAADRAQARGGHGAAAATYERAAALSVDREAATRRLVLACEAGVHGGRLEWSRGLAERTARDVGDPVVLARLAAVRAGADFAQGELRRAHGLLTDAALRIAGNDPERAFWMLMQAMHAAWAAPTDEGLIAATVDRFDALGLDPDAPLMGVAWLARWATALVLDRDPAGFPALDPVLSRAREAGAAAGPRALLEVASRAFVAARDEECVEIATALVGQAREHGTVHALPGGLGISTLAQVMLGRHREAWISGSEAMAIAGDTGQPLWVSYAAGALAYLAAVEGDEDRCREHAELAALDARASRSATSGGAWAQAGLALLDLGGGRVQGSLDRLQAMAHGQSRHLAAVVRSVPTEIEAAVRLGRTADTVEPLALLTRWAATLRRPWIEALLARCEALTAPDADAERHFERALALHATASRPFEQARTALLYGEWLRRAKRKSDARVQLAAALTAFEEIGSQPWAARARAELGASGARTRQAAPSPAFGGLTPQELQITQLAAQGLSNRDIAAQLILSPRTVAYHLYKAYPKLGISSRGELATLSGGTQ from the coding sequence ATGCTGCGGGGGCGGCGCGCCGAGCAGGAGCGGGTCGACGCCCTCCTGGCCGCGGCGCGGGACGGGATCAGCGGCGCGCTGGTGGTCAGGGGAGAGCCCGGGATCGGCAAGACCGCGTTGCTGGAGTACGCGGCACAGCGGGCCGACGGCATGCGGGTAGTGCGCGGCGCCGGGATCGAGTCCGAGGCCGAGCTGCCCTTCGCCGGCCTGCACCTGCTCCTGCGGCCCGCCGCCGACGCGCTCGAGGCGCTCCCCGGCCCGCAGCGGCACGCCCTCGCCGGTGTGTTCGGGCTTGGCGAGGCGGGGAGCGGCGACCGGTTCCTGATCGGCGCCGCCGTGCTCTCCCTGCTCGCGTACCTGGCCGAGGCGCAGCCGCTGCTCTGCCTCGTCGACGACGCGCAATGGCTGGACCGGCCGTCCGCGGAGGCGCTGCTGTTCGCCGCGCGGCGGCTGGACCGCGAGGGCGTGGTGGTGCTCTTCGCGGTCCGCGAGCATTCCGGCGAGTTCGCGCCTGCCGGCGTCCCCGAGCTATCGCTCGCCGGGCTCGACCCGGACAGCGCGGCCGCGTTGCTCGACGACCTCGGCGCGGCGCTGCCCGCCGACCAGCGAGAACGGCTCATCACCGAGACGCACGGCAACCCGCTCGCGCTGCGTGAGCTGCCCCCGCTGATCGCGACGCAGGGTGCCCACCTCGGCGTGATCCCGCTGACGAGCCGCGTGCTCGACGCCTTCCACCATCAGGTCAGGGCCCTCCCGCCCGGGAGCAGGCAACTGCTGCTCGTGGCCGCCGCCGACGACACCGGGGACGTCCCCACCCTCCTGCGGGCGGCAGGCACCCTCGGTCTCGGCGCCGCGGACCTGCAGCCGGCCGAGACGAGCGGGCTCGTGTCCGTCACGGCGGGCGGGCTGGCTTTTCGCCACCCGCTGATCCGCGCGGCCGTCTACCACGGCGCGCCGCTGGTGCAGCGGGTCGCGGTGCACGCCGCGCTCGCCGAGGCGCACGCCGACGACATCGACCGCCGGGCATGGCACCTTGCGCTGGCCGCCACCGGCGCCGACGAGCGGGTGGCCGCCGACCTCGAGCACGCCGCTGACCGGGCACAGGCCCGCGGCGGCCACGGCGCCGCGGCGGCCACGTACGAGCGCGCGGCCGCGTTGAGCGTCGATCGGGAAGCGGCGACCCGAAGGCTCGTGCTGGCCTGCGAGGCGGGCGTGCACGGCGGCCGGCTGGAATGGTCGCGGGGCCTTGCGGAGCGCACCGCGCGGGACGTCGGTGACCCGGTCGTCCTCGCCCGGCTGGCCGCGGTGCGGGCAGGAGCCGACTTCGCGCAGGGGGAGCTGCGCCGCGCGCACGGCCTGCTCACCGACGCCGCGCTGCGGATTGCTGGGAACGATCCCGAGCGCGCGTTCTGGATGCTCATGCAGGCCATGCACGCGGCCTGGGCGGCGCCGACCGACGAGGGGCTGATCGCGGCCACCGTCGACCGGTTCGACGCGCTGGGCCTTGATCCCGACGCCCCGCTGATGGGCGTCGCATGGCTCGCAAGGTGGGCTACCGCGCTCGTGCTGGACCGCGATCCGGCCGGCTTCCCTGCGCTGGACCCCGTGCTGTCCCGAGCCCGGGAGGCAGGGGCCGCAGCCGGTCCGCGGGCTCTCCTCGAGGTGGCCAGCCGGGCGTTCGTCGCCGCGCGCGACGAGGAGTGCGTCGAGATCGCGACGGCGCTCGTCGGGCAGGCTCGCGAGCACGGCACGGTGCACGCACTGCCGGGTGGCCTGGGCATCTCCACGCTCGCGCAGGTCATGCTCGGCCGGCACCGCGAGGCGTGGATCAGTGGGAGCGAGGCCATGGCGATCGCCGGGGACACCGGCCAGCCGCTCTGGGTCAGCTACGCCGCGGGCGCGCTCGCCTATCTGGCCGCCGTGGAGGGTGACGAGGATCGGTGCCGCGAGCACGCCGAGCTCGCCGCACTGGACGCGCGGGCGTCCCGGAGCGCGACGTCCGGAGGCGCGTGGGCACAGGCGGGACTGGCGCTGCTCGACCTCGGCGGCGGCCGTGTCCAGGGCAGCCTCGACCGGCTGCAGGCGATGGCGCACGGCCAGAGCCGGCACCTCGCCGCGGTTGTACGGAGCGTGCCGACCGAGATCGAGGCCGCCGTCCGGCTCGGCCGGACCGCCGACACGGTCGAGCCGCTGGCGTTGCTCACCCGCTGGGCCGCGACCCTGCGACGTCCCTGGATCGAGGCGCTGCTCGCCCGCTGCGAGGCGCTGACCGCGCCGGACGCCGACGCCGAGCGGCATTTCGAGCGCGCGCTGGCCCTGCACGCCACGGCGAGCAGGCCGTTCGAGCAGGCGCGCACCGCGCTGCTCTACGGCGAGTGGCTGCGCCGGGCCAAGCGCAAGTCCGACGCCCGGGTGCAGCTCGCGGCGGCGCTCACGGCGTTCGAGGAGATCGGGTCGCAGCCGTGGGCGGCGCGGGCGCGGGCCGAACTGGGCGCGTCCGGGGCGCGGACGCGCCAGGCCGCGCCGTCGCCCGCGTTCGGCGGGCTCACGCCCCAGGAGCTGCAGATCACCCAGCTCGCCGCGCAGGGGCTGTCCAACCGGGACATCGCCGCGCAGCTGATCCTCAGCCCGCGCACGGTGGCCTATCACCTGTACAAGGCCTATCCGAAGCTCGGGATCAGCTCCCGCGGGGAACTGGCGACATTGTCGGGAGGCACACAATGA
- a CDS encoding pyridoxal phosphate-dependent aminotransferase, with protein sequence MTRTSAKAALFTESVIRETFRLAAQHGAINLGQGYPDFPCPQELKDAACAAILADDNQYPMTFGTPPLRAAIAEKTARTYPGWTIDPDTELCVTCGATEALVAVTFALLDPGDEVVMFEPWYENYQPDAILAGAVPRTVRMHAPDWTFDEAELRAAFGPRTKAVFLCHPNNPTGKVYTADELALLAELCQRWDAVLVVDSIYEHIHYLGPGGYLPPALVPGLEDRTITVNALSKTYAVTGWRVGWTVAPPDLTSAIRKVHDFLTIAAPAPMQAAGVAALGLPDGYYVDLAARYLARRDLLCEALEDIGFGLRRPDGSYYVLCDMSPLDPEGDGVAFARRLITEIGVSCVPALSFWQAENAAAGRSMIRFAFPKRPETLHAAVDRLKSLK encoded by the coding sequence ATGACGCGCACCAGCGCGAAGGCAGCGCTGTTCACCGAGTCGGTGATCCGGGAGACGTTCCGGCTGGCCGCCCAGCACGGCGCGATCAACCTGGGGCAGGGCTACCCCGACTTCCCGTGCCCGCAGGAGCTCAAGGACGCCGCGTGCGCGGCGATCCTCGCCGACGACAACCAATACCCGATGACCTTCGGCACGCCGCCGCTGCGCGCGGCCATCGCCGAGAAGACCGCGCGGACGTACCCGGGCTGGACGATCGACCCGGACACGGAGCTGTGCGTCACCTGCGGGGCAACCGAGGCGCTGGTGGCGGTGACGTTCGCGCTGCTCGACCCCGGCGACGAGGTCGTCATGTTCGAGCCGTGGTACGAGAACTACCAGCCGGACGCGATCCTCGCCGGCGCCGTGCCGCGCACCGTGCGGATGCACGCGCCCGACTGGACCTTCGACGAGGCCGAGCTGCGTGCCGCGTTCGGGCCGCGCACGAAGGCGGTGTTCCTCTGTCACCCCAACAACCCGACCGGCAAGGTCTACACGGCTGACGAGCTGGCTCTGCTGGCAGAGCTCTGCCAACGCTGGGACGCGGTGCTGGTCGTCGACTCGATCTACGAGCACATCCACTACCTCGGCCCGGGCGGCTACCTGCCGCCCGCACTCGTACCGGGGCTGGAGGATCGCACGATCACGGTCAACGCGCTGTCCAAGACCTATGCCGTCACCGGTTGGCGCGTCGGGTGGACGGTGGCGCCGCCCGACCTCACCTCGGCGATCCGCAAGGTGCACGACTTCCTCACGATCGCCGCGCCCGCGCCGATGCAGGCCGCGGGCGTCGCGGCGCTCGGGCTGCCCGACGGCTACTACGTCGATCTCGCCGCGCGCTACCTGGCGCGGCGCGACCTGCTGTGCGAGGCGCTGGAGGACATCGGGTTCGGCCTGCGCCGCCCGGACGGGTCGTACTACGTGCTGTGCGACATGTCGCCGCTGGACCCGGAAGGCGACGGCGTCGCGTTCGCCCGCAGGCTCATCACGGAGATCGGCGTGTCGTGCGTGCCCGCGCTGTCGTTCTGGCAGGCGGAGAACGCCGCGGCCGGGCGCAGCATGATCCGGTTCGCCTTCCCGAAGCGGCCGGAGACGCTGCACGCCGCGGTCGACCGCTTGAAAAGTCTCAAATAG